Proteins from a single region of Nerophis ophidion isolate RoL-2023_Sa linkage group LG10, RoL_Noph_v1.0, whole genome shotgun sequence:
- the LOC133560905 gene encoding uncharacterized protein LOC133560905 has translation MGVGTILVLLIAAAIYTPSRAQICSINDGFTATSTAIVSLVATLDEAFIAELYNRSSDEYKKLKTQVLTMCDLIFIQAFRANFINTTIVGFSPHMGNTTVEVALEFSNTSSYPVPEDELLVETLVQVANNSCNPFKLAVDPESIAVIQPETTTRVSTTQGPTTTLVPPTNGPTTAVTSVPSPVVSIEATIEEPFVPEFNDPNSEQYQSLQTQVISMCDFIFFETFGSIFFRTIVIGFRTRNNYPCIHNSRANNHPGTTNEWTNNCSHFSSITSCVY, from the exons ATGGGCGTTGGCACTATTTTAGTGCTGCTAA TAGCTGCGGCTATTTACACGCCTTCCAGAGCACAAATCTGTAGCATCAATGACGGGTTTACAGCGACGTCGACTGCGATCGTGTCGCTTGTGGCAACTTTGGACGAAGCTTTCATAGCAGAGTTGTATAATCGCAGCAGCGACGAATACAAAAAGCTAAAAACGCAAGTATTAACGATG TGTGACTTGATCTTCATCCAAGCATTTAGAGCTAATTTCATCAACACCACTATTGTTGGATTTAG TCCACATATGGGAAATACGACAGTAGAAGTGGCGCTGGAGTTCAGCAATACATCGTCCTACCCAGTCCCGGAAGATGAGCTGCTGGTAGAAACATTGGTACAGGTGGCGAATAACTCCTGCAACCCCTTCAAACTTGCTGTGGATCCAGAATCCATCGCAGTGATTC AACCAGAAACAACTACCCGTGTATCCACAACTCAAGGGCCAACAACCACCCTGGTACCACCAACGAATGGACCAACAACTGCAGTCACTTCAGTTCCATCACCAGTTGTGTCTATTGAGGCAACTATTGAGGAACCTTTTGTTCCAGAATTTAATGATCCCAACAGTGAACAATACCAAAGTCTTCAAACACAAGTGATATCAATG TGTGACTTCATTTTCTTTGAAACGTTTGGAAGTATTTTCTTCAGAACGATTGTTATTGGATTCAG AACCAGAAACAACTACCCGTGTATCCACAACTCAAGGGCCAACAACCACCCTGGTACCACCAACGAATGGACCAACAACTGCAGTCACTTCAGTTCCATCACCAGTTGTGTCTATTGA